The region CGGCCCATCAACATCCTTCTGGTCGAAGACGATGAGCTGTTTCGACTGGGGCTCTCCACCCGCCTGCAGCAGGAGCCCACGCTGCGAATTGCCGCCGAGGCGGAGGACGGCGAAACGGCGATCGCCGTGGTCAACCAGCGGCCCTTCGATGTGGTGCTGCTAGACATTGGCCTGCCGGGGATTGGCGGCATCGAGGCCTGCCGCCAGATCAAGCAGCGGCACCCTGCCCTGCCGGTGCTGGCCCTGACTTCCCATAACCAGCCCGCCCTGATTGCCCGCCTGATCGAAGCCCAGGCCCAGGGCTACTGCGTCAAGGGCATTGCCGCCGAGGCGCTGGTGTTAGCGATTCGCTCCGTGGCAATGGGGGCCACCTGGTGGGATGCGATCGCCTCCCAGGAAATTCAGGCGGCGTTCCAATCTACGGCCCCAGGCCCATCCCCCGCTGAGACCTCGACGACCCTACCTCCCCTGACCAAGCGAGAACAGGAAATCCTGGCGCTGATGGCCGCCGGGCAGAGCAACCAGGAAATTGCCGAGACTCTCTACATTGCCCCCGGCACGGTGCGCGTCCACGTCCACGCCATTTTGCAAAAGCTGGAGGTGCGCGATCGCACCCAGGCGGTCATCCTGTCCATACAAAGTGGCCTGATTCCTCCCTAAGTTATATTGGTGAGCTGAAAAGAAACTGAGTTCTCCACCAGTAGCGCTGACGCCAGGGTAATTGGGTCGGCAAACCGCTGCCCATAGCGTAACGCTCTTTATAGCCGTAGTCACATCGGTTAGGACGTCAAGTAACCTTGAAAACGTTCAAACGTTTGAACGTTCATAGGGAAGCTGTCTCAACCAACCTGGCCATAGCTATACAACCGATAAAGTCTCTGGGCGGGAACATGCTGAGCCGCTTGCAGTACCGCCCATTGCAGTACCATTGAGCCCAGACCTTGAGCCCAGTGGAACGCTGTCTGCCCATGAACGAGGGCGAGTACCAACGCCGCATTAGCTACCGCCTGTTGTTGACGACCCTGTGGGCGACTCTGCTGCTGCTGGCGGTGCAGGCCATTGGTGGTTGGGCCAACCAGTCGCTGACTCTGCTGGCCGAGGCGCTACACACATTAGTAGACGGATTTAGCACCGTGCTCAGCCTAGTGGCGGTGACCTCGCCCCAGCGGCAGATGGGCCGCGAGGTGTGGGGTCACGGGCGGGCCGAGGTGGCGGGTACTCTCGTTCTCTGCGCCTTTCTGGGCTTTACCGGGGTCAGCCTGCTGTTGATTGCCCTGCGCCAGGTGTTGGGCGGCCTCACCGGGGCAGCTACCCCCTTCCCTGTGGCCCTTGACCCAGCGGTACTGCGGTTCACGGCGGCCATGGTGATTCTCAATATTGCCCTGGGCATCTACGCCAGCTACCAGGCCCGCAGCCTCAGCAGCCAGGCCCTCAAGCTCAACACCCGCCACTTCTTAGCCGATGCCTGGCTGAGCATTGTCATGGTGGGGGTGCTGCTGGCCATCTGGCAGGGCCAGCGCTGGCTCGACCCGGTGTTTGCGCTGCTGCTGCTGCCCCTGGTGGGCCGCAGCCTGTGGCGAGTGCTCAACGAGCAGCTGCCGATGCTGCTGCGCCCCACGGCGATCGCCCCCGAGGCCATTGCCCACCTCGCCACCCAGGTGGAGGGCGTCACCCGCTGCACCCGCATTCGTTCGCGGGGTATGGTAGGCCGCCAGGTGTGGGTCGAAATTCACCTGGTGCTGCACCCCGAGTTTGTCGAATCGGCAGAAACCATTGGCGAGCAGATCGATGCCCAGCTGCGCCAGCGCTACGGCCCCCTCCGCACCCAGGTTTGGGTCGAGCCCGCCCGCCCCTACCAGGACGCATTTGCCGAGCCGGGCATGCCAAACTATCTGCCGCCGTCCTCCGGCAGCGGCGGCGACTGGGCCTAGGGAATTTTGGATTTGCGATTTTGGATTTTAGATTGGGGTGGCTGGTTAGTTCAGTGAATAAATCAGGTTGATCTACCCAAAATCCAAAATCTAAAATCCAAAATTTCACAGGGTTGGCCCACTCTGCATCGGCCCCAGGTAGCGGGTCAGGTAGGGCGAAAACACTTCGTAAATCAGCGTCAGCGGCTTGCCCCGGTGCCAAAACAGGTAGTGGCGACCCCAGAACGGCCCGGCCTGGCCAAAGGCTTCTTCTAGAGCTGGCGAGTCGCCGTAGTAGAGGCCCTGAATGTCGCGGTACAGTTCGGTGCGCAGGCGGGCCAGGCTGGCCCAGATGGGCAGTGACTTGTTTTGCAGGTACTCATCGACGTGGCTGGCCTCCCACCAGGAGGCGGCGTAGGCGAGGCGCTGGCCCGAGGCGGTGCGCAGCCACACCTGGCGGCGCAGGCGGGGGCCGGGCACCACGCGAATGATGTCGGGGGCACCGTCGAGATCCATGCCTACCGGGGTCATGTCGATGACATCGACTTCGGTGCGATCGCGAGTCAGCAGCTGTAAATGGCGGGTGGGCGAACCATCCCCCAGGAGTAAAATTTGCCAGGCGGGAGCCAGCTGGTCGTGGGGCAGCCCCTTTTGTACGGTGGGCTGCCCGGCCTGCCAGCGGGGGGCGAGGGCGTGCCAGTCGCTGGGCACCGCCGGATCGGTGATGGGCTGTAGGGCAGAGGCCAAGGGCGTTACAAAAATTCACGTCTTAACCCTATGCTATCGCGGCAGCCCGACCGTTTCTAGCTAAATCTAAAGAATCAGGGCGGGCTACAGTAAATCAGTTCACCACCACGGCCACTAACACTTATGAGCGGAGAGTGCGACTCCATGGCAGAGGAAATCAAACTGGCAGTCAACGGCACTCTCATGCGGGGCCTTGGGCTTAACTCCAACCTGCTCAACGTCGGGGCTAAGTTTCTCTACGAGGCGGCCACTGTTCCCTACTACCGGCTGTGGTCAATCGACGACATACACCCCGCCATGGTACGGGTCAGCCACGGCGGCATCGCTGTGGCGCTGGAGGTGTGGCAGGTACCTCCAGCCGGGCTGGTGCAGGTGCTGCTGCAAGAGCCGCCGGGGCTGAGCATCGGCAAAGTGATGCTCGACAATGGCGAAACCGTCTTAGGAGTACTGGGCGAACCCGTGCTGTGCGAGGGACAGCGGGAGATTTCGGCCTACGGCGGCTGGCGATCGTACTGCTCGGCCCTAGACGAAGAACTCTAGCTGGAGCCAGTTCGATTGAGACATTTGTGGGGTGAGCGTTCAAGCGTTTGAACGTTTTTGGGGTTTTTGGCGTCCTAGCCAGCGTGACTACACTTCCTCAGCGTCTACTCCACCGTCAGCAGAAATCGCCCGCGCCCGCCCGCCTGGTAGCTGTTGACCAATACCGTATATTGGCCATCGCGGGGCAGCCTAAACGCCAGGGCAGAATTGGTGGTGTTGGCGCTGGCGTCGTCATTTTCGGCGAGGCGGTTGCGGCTGTCGTCGAGCAAAATCATATAGGTGTCGAAGTCGGGGCTCTCGAGCCGCAGGCGCACCGTCTGCCCGGCTCGGCCCTGAAAGCTAAATTCTTGGTAATAAGAACCATCCTGCAGGGTGCGATCGCCCGGCCCCAAATTGCCCTGCTGCCGCAGGAGGGCACCGCTAGGGGCGTTGTTGGGGGCGTTGGGGGCCGGGCCACCCCGCCCACCGCCCGTCTGGCTGAGCTGCAGCTGGTAACGGCCCGATTCGCCCTGGCCGTAGCTGTTGGCCAAAATGATGTATGACCCGGTGTAGGGCAACTGTACCGAGATG is a window of Nodosilinea sp. PGN35 DNA encoding:
- a CDS encoding cation diffusion facilitator family transporter translates to MERCLPMNEGEYQRRISYRLLLTTLWATLLLLAVQAIGGWANQSLTLLAEALHTLVDGFSTVLSLVAVTSPQRQMGREVWGHGRAEVAGTLVLCAFLGFTGVSLLLIALRQVLGGLTGAATPFPVALDPAVLRFTAAMVILNIALGIYASYQARSLSSQALKLNTRHFLADAWLSIVMVGVLLAIWQGQRWLDPVFALLLLPLVGRSLWRVLNEQLPMLLRPTAIAPEAIAHLATQVEGVTRCTRIRSRGMVGRQVWVEIHLVLHPEFVESAETIGEQIDAQLRQRYGPLRTQVWVEPARPYQDAFAEPGMPNYLPPSSGSGGDWA
- a CDS encoding glutamyl-tRNA amidotransferase — encoded protein: MAEEIKLAVNGTLMRGLGLNSNLLNVGAKFLYEAATVPYYRLWSIDDIHPAMVRVSHGGIAVALEVWQVPPAGLVQVLLQEPPGLSIGKVMLDNGETVLGVLGEPVLCEGQREISAYGGWRSYCSALDEEL
- a CDS encoding response regulator transcription factor, translated to MTDRPINILLVEDDELFRLGLSTRLQQEPTLRIAAEAEDGETAIAVVNQRPFDVVLLDIGLPGIGGIEACRQIKQRHPALPVLALTSHNQPALIARLIEAQAQGYCVKGIAAEALVLAIRSVAMGATWWDAIASQEIQAAFQSTAPGPSPAETSTTLPPLTKREQEILALMAAGQSNQEIAETLYIAPGTVRVHVHAILQKLEVRDRTQAVILSIQSGLIPP
- a CDS encoding chorismate lyase, with amino-acid sequence MASALQPITDPAVPSDWHALAPRWQAGQPTVQKGLPHDQLAPAWQILLLGDGSPTRHLQLLTRDRTEVDVIDMTPVGMDLDGAPDIIRVVPGPRLRRQVWLRTASGQRLAYAASWWEASHVDEYLQNKSLPIWASLARLRTELYRDIQGLYYGDSPALEEAFGQAGPFWGRHYLFWHRGKPLTLIYEVFSPYLTRYLGPMQSGPTL